From Micromonospora rhizosphaerae, the proteins below share one genomic window:
- the shbA gene encoding RNA polymerase sigma factor ShbA, translating into MDTPDPDVVRRAVAGDPVAVTQVLTQIRPIVVRYSLARLGHVGAGGATAEDVAQEVCLAVLRALPRFSEQGRPFLAFVYGIAARKVADACRAASRDRTESVADVPDTADPTPGPEPQALAADLGARLAGLLAQLPATHREILVLRLAVGMTADEVGTVLGMTGGAVRLAQHRALTRLRALADDTLATVIR; encoded by the coding sequence ATGGACACACCGGATCCCGACGTCGTGCGTCGGGCCGTCGCAGGCGATCCCGTGGCCGTGACCCAGGTGCTGACGCAGATCAGGCCGATCGTCGTGCGGTACAGCCTCGCCCGGTTGGGTCACGTGGGCGCCGGCGGCGCGACCGCGGAGGACGTCGCCCAGGAGGTCTGCCTGGCGGTGCTCCGGGCGCTGCCCCGGTTCTCCGAGCAGGGCCGGCCCTTCCTCGCCTTCGTCTATGGCATCGCCGCCCGCAAGGTCGCCGACGCCTGCCGCGCGGCGAGCCGGGACCGCACCGAGAGCGTCGCCGACGTGCCCGACACGGCCGATCCCACGCCCGGGCCGGAGCCGCAGGCCCTCGCCGCCGACCTGGGCGCCCGCCTCGCCGGGCTGCTGGCCCAGCTGCCGGCGACCCATCGCGAGATTCTGGTGCTGCGGCTGGCGGTCGGCATGACCGCGGACGAGGTCGGTACCGTGCTCGGTATGACCGGGGGTGCGGTACGACTGGCGCAGCACCGCGCGC
- the tnpB gene encoding IS607 family element RNA-guided endonuclease TnpB, which yields MAHRERVSVVQAYRFALDLTPRQERVVLAHAGAARLAHNWALARVKAVMDQRAAERTYGIDEADLTPTQGWPLPALRRAWNQAKPVVAPWWRDYSKEAFNTGLDALARALKNWSDSRSGKRAGRPVGFPRFKSRRRSTPSVRFTTGAIRVEPDRKHVLLPRLGRLKLHESARKLARRLDAGTARILSATVRRDGGRWHVAFCVEVDRAARTPHQPQAVVGVDLGVRHLAVLSTGEVEPNPRHLDVAGRRLRRLARRMSRRVGPDRRTGRRASKRWERAQAALGRAHARVANLRRDGLHKLTTRLARACGTIVVEDLNVAGMLRNRRLARCIADAGFAELRRQLGYKTAWNGGRLVVADRWYPSSKTCSGCGAVKTKLALSERTYTCTLCGLVLDRDVNAARNLAALAVTVAGSGPETRNGRGADRKTPLAGPVTVKRQPGTATAGKTGTVPPQGRTSDHMLTKAS from the coding sequence GTGGCGCACCGGGAGCGGGTGAGTGTCGTGCAGGCATACCGGTTCGCGTTGGACCTGACGCCCCGGCAGGAGCGGGTGGTGTTGGCTCATGCGGGGGCGGCTCGGCTGGCGCACAACTGGGCGCTGGCCCGGGTCAAGGCGGTCATGGATCAGCGGGCCGCCGAACGCACCTACGGCATCGACGAGGCGGACCTGACCCCGACCCAGGGCTGGCCCCTGCCCGCGCTGCGTAGAGCGTGGAATCAGGCGAAGCCTGTGGTGGCGCCGTGGTGGCGGGATTACTCGAAGGAGGCGTTCAACACCGGCCTGGACGCACTGGCTAGGGCGTTGAAGAACTGGTCCGACTCCCGCAGCGGCAAGCGCGCCGGCCGGCCGGTCGGGTTCCCCCGGTTCAAGTCCCGGCGCCGGTCGACCCCGTCGGTGCGGTTCACCACCGGCGCCATCCGCGTCGAGCCGGACCGCAAGCATGTGTTGCTGCCCCGGCTCGGCCGGCTGAAGCTGCACGAATCGGCCCGCAAACTCGCCCGCCGCCTCGACGCGGGCACCGCCCGGATCTTGTCCGCGACGGTGCGCCGCGACGGCGGCCGCTGGCACGTGGCGTTCTGCGTCGAAGTCGACCGCGCCGCGCGCACTCCACACCAGCCACAAGCGGTGGTCGGCGTGGACCTGGGTGTGAGGCATCTGGCGGTGCTGTCCACCGGTGAGGTGGAGCCCAACCCGCGCCACCTGGACGTCGCCGGCCGCCGGTTGCGCCGCCTCGCCCGGCGCATGTCCCGGCGGGTCGGCCCCGACCGGCGCACCGGCCGCCGTGCGTCGAAGCGGTGGGAACGGGCGCAAGCCGCGCTCGGCCGGGCGCACGCCCGCGTGGCGAACCTGCGCCGTGACGGCCTGCACAAGCTGACCACCCGACTCGCCCGCGCCTGCGGCACCATTGTGGTGGAAGACCTCAACGTGGCCGGGATGCTGCGCAACCGCAGGTTGGCCAGGTGCATCGCCGACGCCGGGTTCGCCGAGCTACGCCGGCAACTCGGGTACAAGACGGCGTGGAATGGCGGGCGGCTGGTGGTGGCCGACCGCTGGTATCCGTCCTCGAAGACCTGCTCGGGCTGCGGCGCGGTGAAAACCAAACTCGCCCTGTCCGAGCGCACCTACACCTGCACCCTGTGTGGTCTGGTCCTGGACCGGGACGTCAACGCCGCACGGAACCTGGCCGCGCTGGCGGTCACCGTCGCCGGGAGTGGCCCGGAGACGCGAAACGGACGCGGAGCCGACCGTAAGACCCCACTCGCGGGGCCGGTGACTGTGAAACGTCAACCCGGCACCGCCACAGCGGGCAAGACCGGGACCGTCCCACCGCAAGGCAGGACATCCGATCACATGCTTACCAAAGCATCATGA
- a CDS encoding S8 family peptidase, with protein sequence MRKTLGVAMLTGIVVAASATGATAAPRAEADSGYIVVLRADANSSSVAAEQARANGATVGHVYEYALRGYSARMSATAAARIARDPRVLFVQPDGVATADAQTTPTGINRADAELSPTAKINGVDERVDVDVAVIDTGIDLTHPDLNVYTAGAKNCSTGNSANDGNGHGSHVAGTIGALDNGVGVVGMAPGARVWPVRVLNNAGSGSFSDIICGIDYVTAHAGEIEVANMSLGGSGSDSACGSNKDAMHEAICRSVAAGVTYAVAAGNETDNAANHVPAAYDEVITVSALADFNGQPGGGAAPTCRTDVDDTIADFSNFGADVDLMAPGVCIYSTWKGGGYNTISGTSMASPHVAGGAALYKATHPTATPSAVKSALQSAGTTNYSWPAGDPDGIQEKLLNVATF encoded by the coding sequence ATGCGCAAGACACTGGGCGTCGCGATGCTGACCGGCATCGTCGTCGCCGCCTCGGCGACCGGCGCCACCGCCGCCCCCCGAGCCGAGGCGGACAGCGGCTACATCGTCGTCCTCCGCGCCGACGCCAACTCGTCGTCGGTCGCGGCCGAGCAGGCCAGGGCCAACGGCGCCACCGTGGGCCACGTCTACGAGTACGCCCTGCGCGGCTACTCCGCCCGGATGAGCGCCACCGCCGCCGCCCGGATCGCCCGGGACCCGCGGGTGCTCTTCGTCCAGCCCGACGGGGTGGCGACGGCCGACGCCCAGACCACGCCGACCGGCATCAACCGGGCCGACGCCGAGCTGAGCCCGACCGCGAAGATCAACGGCGTCGACGAGCGGGTCGACGTCGACGTCGCGGTGATCGACACCGGCATCGACCTCACCCACCCCGACCTGAACGTCTACACCGCCGGCGCGAAGAACTGCTCCACCGGCAACAGCGCCAACGACGGCAACGGCCACGGCTCGCACGTGGCCGGCACCATCGGCGCGCTCGACAACGGCGTCGGCGTGGTCGGCATGGCCCCGGGGGCCCGGGTGTGGCCGGTACGGGTGCTCAACAACGCCGGCAGCGGCTCGTTCTCGGACATCATCTGCGGCATCGACTACGTGACCGCGCACGCCGGCGAGATCGAGGTCGCGAACATGAGCCTCGGTGGCTCCGGCTCCGACAGCGCCTGCGGCAGCAACAAGGACGCCATGCACGAGGCGATCTGCCGGTCGGTCGCCGCGGGTGTCACCTACGCGGTGGCGGCCGGGAACGAGACCGACAATGCCGCCAACCACGTGCCGGCCGCGTACGACGAGGTCATCACGGTCAGCGCGCTGGCCGACTTCAACGGGCAGCCCGGTGGCGGCGCGGCCCCCACCTGCCGCACCGACGTGGACGACACCATCGCCGACTTCTCCAACTTCGGTGCGGACGTGGACCTGATGGCCCCGGGCGTCTGCATCTACTCCACCTGGAAGGGCGGCGGCTACAACACCATCTCGGGCACCTCGATGGCCAGCCCGCACGTCGCAGGTGGGGCGGCGCTGTACAAGGCGACCCACCCGACGGCCACCCCGAGCGCCGTCAAGTCGGCCCTCCAGTCGGCGGGCACGACCAACTACAGCTGGCCCGCCGGTGACCCGGACGGGATCCAGGAGAAGCTGCTCAACGTCGCCACCTTCTGA
- a CDS encoding DinB family protein, translating into MSISQQVLTGERADLLATLRRHRGFLRQTVDGLTDEQAAFRSTVSELCLGGLIKHVALTEEGWMRFAVGGAEAMQSQPVDWDGQFRMREGETLAGLLDEFDRVARATDELVATLDLDAAHPLPVAPWFEPGASWSVRRVLLHLIAETSQHAGHADILRESIDGAKTMG; encoded by the coding sequence ATGAGTATTTCCCAGCAGGTCCTCACCGGTGAGCGGGCAGATCTGCTCGCCACACTCCGCCGGCACCGCGGCTTCCTCCGGCAGACCGTCGACGGGCTGACCGACGAGCAGGCCGCGTTCCGCAGCACCGTGAGCGAGCTCTGCCTCGGCGGTCTGATCAAGCACGTGGCGCTGACCGAGGAGGGCTGGATGCGGTTCGCGGTGGGCGGCGCCGAGGCCATGCAGAGCCAGCCGGTCGACTGGGACGGCCAGTTCCGGATGCGGGAGGGCGAGACGCTGGCCGGCCTGCTCGATGAGTTCGACCGGGTGGCCCGGGCGACGGACGAGCTGGTCGCCACCCTGGACCTGGACGCCGCGCACCCGCTGCCGGTCGCCCCCTGGTTCGAGCCGGGGGCGAGCTGGTCCGTGCGCCGGGTGCTGCTCCACCTCATCGCCGAGACCTCCCAGCACGCCGGGCACGCGGACATCCTCCGCGAGTCGATCGACGGCGCGAAGACCATGGGCTGA
- a CDS encoding DUF72 domain-containing protein, translated as MGVIKVGTSSWADQLLVRSGWYPRQVNTPTGRLGYYAERFRLVEVDTSYYAIPLPETVEGWVAATPPGFTFDVKAFRLFTGHHTPVAALPRDLRPTGGPARIRWRDLPVEAYDELWDRFRAALAPIAAADRLGAVLLQFPPWLACGAAAKRRIVELARRCRPWRVGVELRHASWFADDEVVDTVTFLREHDLTYVCVDMPQGHASSVPPILVATADLAVVRFHGHGTAWESGDKQDKFRYAYGEEELRRWSVLLTELAGQSAELHVLMNNCCGDQAQRDATRLAGLLGVDPSRERAAAGS; from the coding sequence ATGGGTGTAATCAAGGTCGGCACCTCGTCCTGGGCGGATCAGCTGCTGGTCCGCTCCGGCTGGTATCCCCGCCAGGTCAACACCCCGACCGGCCGGCTCGGTTACTACGCCGAGCGGTTCCGGCTGGTCGAGGTGGACACCTCCTACTACGCGATCCCGCTGCCGGAGACCGTCGAGGGCTGGGTCGCGGCGACACCGCCGGGTTTCACCTTCGACGTCAAGGCGTTCCGCCTCTTCACCGGGCACCACACCCCGGTGGCGGCGCTGCCCCGGGACCTGCGGCCGACCGGCGGCCCCGCCCGGATCCGCTGGCGGGACCTGCCCGTCGAGGCGTACGACGAGCTCTGGGACCGGTTCCGGGCGGCGCTGGCGCCGATCGCGGCGGCCGACCGGCTCGGCGCCGTGCTCCTCCAGTTCCCGCCGTGGCTGGCCTGCGGCGCGGCGGCGAAGCGGCGGATCGTCGAGCTGGCCCGGCGGTGTCGGCCCTGGCGGGTCGGCGTGGAGCTGCGGCACGCCTCCTGGTTCGCCGACGACGAGGTCGTGGACACCGTGACCTTCCTGCGCGAACACGACCTGACCTATGTCTGCGTCGACATGCCGCAGGGGCATGCCTCGTCGGTGCCGCCCATCCTGGTCGCCACCGCCGACCTCGCCGTGGTCCGGTTCCACGGGCACGGCACCGCCTGGGAGAGCGGCGACAAGCAGGACAAGTTCCGGTACGCCTACGGCGAGGAGGAGCTGCGCCGCTGGTCCGTGCTGCTGACCGAGCTGGCCGGGCAGAGCGCCGAGCTGCACGTGCTGATGAACAACTGCTGCGGCGATCAGGCCCAGCGCGACGCGACCCGGCTCGCCGGACTGCTCGGCGTCGACCCGAGCCGGGAGCGGGCCGCGGCCGGATCCTGA
- a CDS encoding cytochrome P450, which yields MARVRNRHLDDTLRLVLQGYAWLPNRLRRADSDVLTTRLGGQRAVALHGPEAARFFYDEWHIRRQDAIPGPVQSTLFGHGGVHSLDGEAHRVRKALFTRLLMGGGIDGLVARAERAWDEAARGWADRPTVVLFDATAEVLTRAVCDWTGVPLAEPEVPEVATDLVALVDGFASAGPRHWRARRARARREAWLDDLVQRVRRGDASVPAGSAVEAVAAHRDADGGLLDPRTAAVELLNIVRPTVAVTWFVTFAGHALHRWPAHRRRLAAADPAFAEAYAHEIRRFYPFAPFVGGRAVTELSWGGERIPAGAIVLLDLYGQNHDPRSWPDPYRFDPDRFVDREIGEFELVPQGGGDPRTGHRCPGEMITVALLRALAVRLARLDHRLPEQDLDIPLHRMPTRPASGVIIEVAPGT from the coding sequence ATGGCCCGCGTCCGGAACCGCCACCTCGACGACACCCTGCGGCTGGTGCTGCAGGGGTACGCCTGGCTGCCGAACCGACTGCGCCGGGCGGACTCGGACGTGCTCACCACCCGCCTGGGCGGGCAGCGTGCGGTGGCGCTGCACGGGCCGGAGGCGGCCCGGTTCTTCTACGACGAGTGGCACATCCGCCGGCAGGACGCGATCCCGGGCCCGGTGCAGAGCACCCTGTTCGGCCACGGCGGGGTGCACAGCCTCGACGGCGAGGCCCACCGGGTACGCAAGGCGCTCTTCACGCGGCTGCTCATGGGCGGCGGCATCGACGGCCTGGTCGCCCGGGCCGAGCGCGCCTGGGACGAGGCCGCCCGGGGTTGGGCCGACCGCCCGACGGTGGTGCTCTTCGACGCCACGGCCGAGGTGCTGACCCGGGCGGTCTGCGACTGGACCGGCGTGCCGCTGGCCGAGCCGGAGGTGCCCGAGGTCGCCACCGACCTGGTCGCCCTGGTCGACGGTTTCGCCTCGGCCGGCCCCCGGCACTGGCGGGCGCGGCGGGCCAGGGCCCGGCGCGAGGCCTGGCTGGACGACCTGGTCCAGCGGGTGCGCCGGGGCGACGCAAGCGTCCCGGCCGGCTCGGCGGTCGAGGCCGTCGCCGCGCACCGGGACGCCGATGGCGGCCTCCTCGACCCGCGTACCGCCGCGGTGGAGTTGCTGAACATCGTCCGGCCGACCGTCGCGGTGACCTGGTTCGTCACGTTCGCCGGGCATGCGCTGCACCGGTGGCCGGCGCACCGCCGGCGACTGGCCGCGGCCGACCCGGCGTTCGCCGAGGCGTACGCGCACGAGATTCGGCGCTTCTACCCCTTCGCGCCCTTCGTCGGCGGGCGCGCGGTGACCGAGCTGAGTTGGGGCGGTGAGCGGATCCCAGCCGGCGCGATCGTGCTGCTGGACCTGTACGGGCAGAACCACGACCCGCGGAGCTGGCCGGATCCCTACCGCTTCGACCCGGACCGCTTCGTCGACCGGGAGATCGGCGAGTTCGAGCTGGTGCCGCAGGGCGGCGGCGATCCGCGCACCGGGCACCGGTGCCCGGGGGAGATGATCACCGTGGCGTTGCTGCGGGCGCTCGCGGTCCGGCTGGCCCGACTGGATCATCGGCTGCCGGAGCAGGATCTCGACATCCCGCTGCACCGGATGCCGACCCGTCCGGCCAGCGGAGTGATCATCGAGGTCGCCCCCGGCACCTGA
- a CDS encoding alpha/beta hydrolase family protein — protein sequence MSGSVEYSQEFIDIDGGRIGVQTYPDPNGVPDAPMVVIWPAMGVRARYYRPFAAALRAAGLGVAVADLRGTGESTPVPARSCRYGYAELAGDVGTVLEALKPRLDGRTRLLLGHSLGGQVALLHQGLHDRDAVDGLALVAVGVPFWRAYPGPRRYGVLPYTQGIAATARLLGVWPGWGFGGRQARGVIRDWAYTARTGRFPMLDGVDAEAAVRSVRTPVLAISVDDDQYTPHGTMDHLCGKLTAAPVTRHRYTVAEAGAPLDHFTWVRAATALAARVAAFAATLPRR from the coding sequence GTGAGCGGGAGCGTGGAGTACAGCCAGGAGTTCATCGACATCGACGGCGGCCGGATCGGGGTGCAGACGTACCCCGATCCGAACGGCGTGCCGGACGCGCCGATGGTGGTTATCTGGCCGGCGATGGGGGTCCGGGCCCGGTACTACCGGCCGTTCGCCGCCGCGCTGCGCGCCGCCGGCCTCGGCGTCGCCGTGGCCGACCTGCGCGGCACCGGCGAGAGCACCCCCGTCCCCGCCCGCTCCTGCCGGTACGGTTACGCCGAGCTCGCCGGCGACGTCGGCACCGTGCTCGAGGCGCTCAAGCCCCGGCTGGACGGGCGCACCCGGCTGCTGCTCGGGCACTCCCTCGGCGGGCAGGTCGCGCTGCTGCACCAGGGCCTGCACGATCGGGACGCGGTGGACGGACTGGCCCTCGTCGCCGTCGGCGTGCCGTTCTGGCGCGCCTACCCCGGCCCACGCCGGTACGGGGTGCTGCCGTACACCCAGGGCATCGCGGCCACCGCCCGGCTGCTCGGGGTCTGGCCGGGGTGGGGCTTCGGCGGCCGGCAGGCGCGCGGGGTGATCCGGGACTGGGCTTACACCGCGCGGACCGGCCGGTTCCCCATGCTCGACGGGGTGGACGCCGAGGCCGCCGTGCGCTCGGTCCGCACGCCGGTGCTGGCGATCAGCGTGGACGACGACCAGTACACGCCGCACGGCACCATGGACCACCTCTGCGGCAAGCTCACCGCCGCGCCGGTCACCCGGCACCGTTACACGGTGGCGGAGGCGGGCGCGCCGCTGGACCACTTCACCTGGGTCCGCGCCGCGACCGCGCTGGCCGCCCGGGTGGCCGCGTTCGCCGCGACGCTGCCTCGCCGCTGA
- a CDS encoding glycosyltransferase family 9 protein, translated as MILVLRALGVGDLVTGVPALRALRSAYPDRELALVAPRWLTPLVELVGGIDRLVEADGLGHLEWTGPPPELAVNLHGRGPRSHRMLAAARPRRLLAFANAEAGHLDGPDWRAEEHEIDRWCRLLAWYGIPADRTDLALRRPEPGRVPAGVSIVHPGAKAAQRRWPPARFAAVARELAGRGHRVVVTGAPGERGIAEEVARRAELPAAAVLAGKTDLGELAELVAHARLVISGDTGIGHLATAYAVPSVLLFGPVAPTRWGPPPDRPWHQALWVGPQRPADAVPHPALAALDVPTVLAAVDRSLSGTERPLDASAKAGAPVNTRATRR; from the coding sequence GTGATCCTCGTCCTCCGCGCGCTCGGCGTCGGCGACCTCGTCACCGGGGTGCCGGCGCTGCGGGCGCTGCGCTCCGCGTACCCCGATCGGGAGCTGGCGCTGGTCGCGCCGCGCTGGTTGACCCCGCTGGTCGAGCTGGTCGGCGGGATCGACCGGCTGGTCGAGGCGGACGGGCTGGGCCACCTGGAGTGGACGGGACCGCCGCCGGAGCTGGCGGTCAACCTGCACGGGCGGGGCCCGCGGTCGCACCGGATGCTGGCCGCCGCCCGCCCGCGCCGGCTGCTCGCCTTCGCCAACGCCGAGGCCGGGCACCTCGACGGCCCGGACTGGCGGGCCGAGGAGCACGAGATCGACCGGTGGTGCCGACTGCTGGCCTGGTACGGCATTCCCGCCGACCGGACCGACCTGGCGCTACGCCGCCCCGAGCCGGGCCGGGTGCCGGCCGGGGTGAGCATCGTCCACCCGGGAGCGAAGGCCGCGCAGCGGCGCTGGCCGCCGGCCCGCTTCGCGGCGGTGGCCCGGGAGCTGGCCGGGCGGGGGCACCGGGTGGTGGTGACCGGCGCCCCCGGGGAGCGGGGCATCGCCGAGGAGGTGGCGCGCCGGGCCGAGCTGCCCGCCGCCGCGGTGCTGGCCGGGAAGACCGACCTCGGCGAGCTTGCCGAGCTGGTCGCCCACGCCCGCCTGGTGATCAGCGGCGACACCGGCATCGGGCACCTCGCCACCGCCTACGCCGTCCCGTCCGTGCTGCTCTTCGGGCCGGTCGCCCCGACGCGGTGGGGGCCGCCGCCGGACCGGCCGTGGCACCAGGCGCTCTGGGTAGGGCCACAGCGACCGGCCGACGCCGTGCCGCATCCGGCGCTCGCGGCGCTGGACGTGCCGACGGTGCTCGCCGCCGTCGACCGCAGCCTGAGCGGGACGGAACGGCCCCTTGACGCCTCCGCTAAAGCCGGGGCCCCTGTTAACACCCGTGCTACCCGCCGGTAG
- a CDS encoding SDR family oxidoreductase: MSRDMNGSAVLVTGGSSGLGAAVVTAVTKAGGRPYVLDRQPPPDGVPWVECDLADTRAAEAATRQLAEQAGGLDGVVTAAGMDVPGRLADVPGKTWDRIVAINLLGTAAVIRAAVPHLERSHGTVVTVASTLGVKAVSDATAYCAAKFGVVGFTRALAAELAGKVGVTLLIPGGMRTAFFDDRDEQYQPGPDAILNDPADTAAAIMFALSQPAGCAVRELVVCAEQESSYP, encoded by the coding sequence ATGAGCAGGGACATGAACGGATCGGCCGTCCTCGTCACCGGCGGGTCGAGCGGCCTCGGCGCGGCGGTGGTGACCGCGGTGACCAAGGCCGGCGGACGGCCGTACGTGCTGGACCGGCAGCCGCCGCCCGACGGGGTGCCGTGGGTCGAGTGCGACCTGGCCGACACCCGCGCCGCCGAGGCGGCCACCCGGCAACTCGCCGAGCAGGCCGGCGGGCTGGACGGCGTGGTCACCGCGGCCGGCATGGACGTGCCGGGCAGGCTGGCCGACGTCCCCGGCAAGACCTGGGACCGGATCGTGGCGATCAACCTGCTCGGCACCGCCGCGGTGATCCGGGCCGCGGTGCCGCACCTGGAGCGCTCGCACGGCACGGTGGTCACCGTCGCCTCCACGCTGGGCGTCAAGGCGGTCAGCGACGCCACCGCCTACTGCGCGGCGAAGTTCGGGGTGGTCGGCTTCACCCGGGCCCTCGCGGCCGAGCTGGCCGGAAAGGTCGGGGTGACGCTGCTGATCCCGGGCGGGATGCGGACGGCGTTCTTCGACGACCGGGACGAGCAGTACCAGCCCGGCCCGGACGCGATCCTCAACGACCCGGCCGACACCGCCGCCGCGATCATGTTCGCCCTCTCCCAGCCCGCCGGCTGCGCGGTACGGGAGCTGGTGGTCTGTGCCGAGCAGGAGTCGTCGTACCCGTGA
- a CDS encoding PfkB family carbohydrate kinase, with product MVVGDALLDRDVTGTVSRVCPDAPVPVLDERSGIDRPGGAGLAALLAAAQGTEVALVTALADDAGGARLAELLTAAGVQLFPLHLPGATAEKIRLRSGGQTLLRLDRGGDPQPPGEPPQAALEVLAGARAILVSDYGRGLVRQPTLRAALADSSAPVVWDPHPRGPGAVAGARLTTPNLAELRQLTGDAGAGSPLSTATRAGHELRRRWRVGAVAVTMGADGAVLCHSGGTPLVVPPPSALDRVEDACGAGDRFAATAALTLGDGAPVAEAVGEAVAAASAYVAAGGAAGLHRERKRRPALAPARTAEGLVAEVRADGGTVVATGGCFDILHAGHVATLQAARRLGDCLVVCLNSDRSVRGLKGPERPVNPEADRARLLTALDCVDAVVVFDEPTPHRVLTRLRPDVWVKGGDYAGAGGPELPEAELIHRWGGRVVTVPYLAGRSTTGTISAARRRGLHLVKGAI from the coding sequence GTGGTGGTCGGCGACGCGCTGCTGGACCGGGACGTCACCGGGACGGTGAGCCGCGTCTGCCCGGACGCGCCCGTACCGGTGCTGGACGAGCGCTCGGGCATCGACCGGCCCGGTGGTGCCGGCCTGGCCGCCCTGCTCGCCGCCGCCCAGGGCACCGAGGTCGCGCTGGTCACCGCGCTCGCCGACGACGCCGGCGGGGCCCGGCTCGCCGAACTGCTCACCGCCGCCGGGGTGCAGCTCTTCCCGCTGCACCTGCCGGGCGCGACCGCCGAGAAGATCCGGCTACGGTCCGGCGGGCAGACGCTGCTCCGGCTGGACCGCGGCGGCGACCCGCAGCCACCCGGCGAGCCGCCCCAGGCGGCGCTGGAGGTGCTGGCGGGTGCCCGGGCCATCCTGGTCAGCGACTACGGCCGGGGGCTGGTCCGGCAGCCGACGCTGCGGGCGGCGCTGGCCGATTCCTCCGCCCCGGTGGTCTGGGACCCGCATCCGCGCGGCCCGGGGGCCGTGGCCGGGGCCCGGCTGACCACCCCGAACCTCGCGGAGCTCCGGCAGCTCACCGGGGACGCGGGCGCCGGCTCGCCGCTCTCCACCGCCACCCGCGCCGGCCACGAGCTGCGCCGACGCTGGCGGGTCGGCGCCGTCGCGGTGACCATGGGCGCGGACGGCGCGGTGCTCTGCCACTCCGGCGGCACCCCGCTGGTCGTCCCGCCACCGTCCGCCCTGGACCGCGTCGAGGACGCCTGCGGTGCCGGCGACCGGTTCGCCGCCACCGCCGCGCTGACGCTCGGCGACGGCGCGCCGGTCGCCGAGGCGGTGGGGGAGGCGGTGGCGGCCGCGTCCGCGTACGTCGCGGCGGGCGGGGCGGCCGGCCTGCACCGGGAGCGGAAGCGGCGGCCCGCCCTGGCGCCGGCGCGCACCGCCGAGGGTCTCGTGGCCGAGGTACGCGCCGACGGCGGCACCGTGGTCGCCACCGGCGGCTGCTTCGACATCCTGCACGCCGGGCACGTCGCCACCCTCCAGGCGGCCCGCCGCCTCGGCGACTGCCTGGTGGTCTGCCTCAACTCCGACCGGAGCGTGCGCGGCCTGAAGGGGCCGGAGCGACCGGTCAACCCGGAGGCCGACCGGGCCCGGCTGCTCACGGCGCTGGACTGCGTCGACGCGGTGGTGGTCTTCGACGAGCCGACCCCGCACCGGGTGCTGACCCGGCTGCGCCCCGACGTCTGGGTCAAGGGCGGCGACTACGCCGGAGCGGGCGGCCCCGAACTTCCCGAGGCGGAGCTGATCCACCGCTGGGGCGGGCGGGTCGTCACCGTCCCGTACCTGGCCGGCCGGTCCACCACCGGCACCATCAGCGCCGCGCGCCGGCGCGGCCTCCATCTCGTCAAGGGAGCGATATGA